Genomic segment of Zonotrichia albicollis isolate bZonAlb1 chromosome 36, bZonAlb1.hap1, whole genome shotgun sequence:
AGAATAGCATTCTTTCACAGAGTGTCTTCCTCTTCCGCACTACGCACAATTTgtcctttctgctttttgtgctgGGGCTGGTCTATGTGTTTGTGGACAATTCTTTCTCATGTGTCCAAACGCCCCACATTTGTAACACTGTCCTCCTGGGGGATTGCTCTTCTTCTGCATTGTTGCAAGAACTTTGTGTTCTCGTTCTGTTGatgaagtattttttccagcatcttttcCAATGCCTTGTCTTCAGATTGTCTCTCTGACTGGCCCTTTATCTGTTCTTCCCACTCCTCTCTTAATTAATTCTTCACAATTGTtgcgacatgctgaggtgtccccaccttgctgcatgcctccaccatctctgccaaggatcGCCGTCCTGGCATGGCACTAATGACCCGTTGACAATCTGGGTTGGCATTGCCGAAAGCTAAGCTCtccaagagaggcctcttcGCTTCTTCAATCATCACCTGTTGATTCATGGCTTGCGTGAGTCGATTGATGAACGACATGAATGGTTCTGCGGGACCTTGCCTGATGCAAGAGAACGGAACATCCGGAGCTCCTGTTGGCGTAATCTGCATGATTGCCATTCGCGCTGCTTCTTTGATGTCATTTAACACTCTTCGTGGAAGCCGCactgcttgttcccctgggttgtcatcCGGAGGATCCCCTGCCAACTGTGCTTCTGTGAGATTTGCGTTTGGCCCACCTTGATATCTATTTTGCAACTCTGAAAGATACTTTCGCCATCTTTTTTCACAGATGAGACTCTGtgtgtcagtgagaatcattgccacaatgCTTTGAATATCATATGGCGTAAGGTAATACGTGGTGAATGTCCCTCTTAATAGTTGTTTGAAATATTGTGAATCCAGCCTAAAAGTCTGAGCCGCCTTCCCTAAGTCTTTGAGTGTTTCgtgacccatcctttcccatcttggattctgtccctgggcatcataTGTCACCGGCACTGTCAAATCTCCTGAACCCGGAAATAAATGCTTGTCTTTTGCCAACGCTTCTCTGATGCGCTTCCAATCCATCTTCTTCACCGGCTGTTGAAATTCCTCCTCTGGAAACTCCATTGGTATCTGCATGAACAATGGGGTTGTGGAGGTCATAGGTGATTCGTTGTACCTCATTCTTTGCTTTGAGGTTTTCGGCCTCACTCCTAAATCTGAAAAGGAAACTTGAGGATCCTGTTGATATCTCTTTTTTGCTGTATCAAAAGAATGCAAGAAGCTTTTTGCTGCTTCcgctgctgacagcatccacGCCAGAATACCTTCCGATGCTGTAATCCGTATAATGTCTTTTCCTTGTTGCTGTGCTTCATCTGAATTTTCCTCGTCCTCGCGAAATCCCGAAGTTGAAGGATAACCCATTTGTTGCGTTGTCATTGTTTTCTTAGATGTACTCTTCTTTTTATATGTTGTTGGAAAAAATCGCTGCATTGTTGCAGACTTGCCACGAGAAGGCGCTGTGGTTCCACCAAACAGATCCAGCAGGTCGTGCACTTCTGTCATCCCCCCACgaggtggcgctgtcaccggaCTGGGTAGCTTGGATGACAGCATGAACTCGACAGCCCCTTGCTCGGCCGACTGCCATGCCTGCGATCTTGTTTGAGACTGAGTCTGCATggcttttaattcagctgaCAATGGAGCTTGAATACGTGAACGTCCCCCTTGGAGGGAAGAGGCTTGGACCCCAAGGGTTTGGACTGAAGGCAGCGGGACTGGAGAGAGGGTGGAGCCCCGGGATGTGGAACCCCGAGCATGGCCTCTCCTCGCCCGAGACGTCACAGGGGACCAGGCCCGCCTCCGCCCGCGCTCTGCTTTCTCTGCATGTGTGCTTTCGGAGCCGCCCCCCGTCTCTCCCGAGCTGACGTCACTCTCTCCCTCCCGTTCCGCCTCTGAAATCCCTTCCCTTTGATCTGTCCCTgactctctctcctcctcctctgacgcTGTATCCACTCCTCCCACCGGTGCACGTAGCCCGCCCCCCGCCGGCACCCCGGCATGCTCAGCGATACCAGCCGATCTCCGCGTCCCAACTTCTGGGTCTGACGTCACAACCGCGCGCCTCCTGCGTCTCCCTACGGTGGCCGTTtggggctgtgcagcctctCCCAACTTGCTGCCCGTGTCTGACGCTCCCCCATCGGtttgagacccctccccagaggTTTCGTGAGCCTTGCCCCTCACATGCGTCTTTGCCACCGTGCCAGCTGAAGCAGCTGCCGCTCCCGGTGTTGCGCTTACAAAAGCCGCACCAGAACCCGTGTCTCCCATCACCTCCTCACTCACACCCCCCCCGTCAGCCTCGCCGCCGTGCTCGCTGTCAGAAAGCACTTCCCCCAACCCCTTTTCTCCCCCTTGGACCCCCCCTTCCGACCCCACCGCTTCTGATTCGGAGCCTGAAGTCCCTGTACTCTCCGGGGTTTCAGGGCGTTTTAGGGATCTCTTGGGCTTTCTGGGTGGTGGAATCGGAGGCAATGACATTATTCCCTGCTCCCGTTCCTCGAGAGCTTTTTCCCCCTGGCTAGTTGGGGCCAGATCCAAGCCCTGCCTAGAGCCTTGCtctcctccccctgctcctgaGGGACCCGCCGCAGCTTGTTGCCTTTCCAGTCATTTTGACTGCACTGAAATGCCTTCTAACATAATTCTTCCGGAGACAGCAATTTTAAGGCTGTCTCGTCTTTTTCGTGGCTAGGAGATAGAGGTGCCTATTAATTTCTTGCCAAAATCCTACTTCAAATAACAGACGCGTCTCTGAAAATGGGTAATTGAGTCTCACCCCCAATAAAAGCTCTTTCAGCTCCTTCTTTGGAATCCTGACTGTGTACATTTCTGCCACGCCTTGTAAGGTGGACAAAATTCCCAGCTGTTCTAGGGagagtgtgccccccatgttcttagTTTTGACCTTCTCAGCGAATCTCTGTCGTCAGAACAGTCCGAAGGCTCCCGATCTCCGTCCAGCAGGTCACAGAAGATGGATCCAGAGGCGCCTTTCTAGTTCCGATTCAGGCTGCTCTGCTACGAACCTTCTTCAGCAGAAGCTGAGAGGTgtaattctcagtgactgctgttttcttCAGACTGTCTCGGccgtttttttggttttttggcttCTCTCCCAAGGAGTTATCAGTGCTCGCCTGGGAATTCGTCCAAGTCAGGAGCTGCCCTCTCGGCTCTTCAGGGCTGATACCCCCCCTTTTGGTGGGAGTAGCCCACGCAGCAGACGCCAGTTGTCCCGTTCCTTGGCTGTTCAAATGGCCTAGAAAGGCTCGggatggccttggggcagcccgtgCTCCAAAGGACaaaaggagtcttcaggtttttcggtcttcagtgttgtttattaattcttatctacaatattttctcccggcccgacagaggtccgcaCAGCAAGCTAGCCATGAGCAGATTGACTGCCCTCGGGGCAGTCACTTATCTTTATACCAAAAACTACgtgtaagatatttaccttttctccccaatacctttcacccttattgacaagtgcacattcagtaagaaccaatctcaaggtgccaccaccaccaccacctgtcatggtttgggcctggcacagagccagtgcccccatgagaataccctctccctggtgtctgctttgagatgtgaccaggaataagcaaaagaGGCTCAAGcctaaacataaagaaaactttattacctaaactacaggaaaataggaaaaaaactataaggaaaaaaaaattgaaaacctttcaaaaaaacactttcctcctccccaccaccaaaatttcccaatccgatacattctcccaaatcagtctggcaccaccctttaggatattcaaacttcagtccatgaagaggagaggagtccttcttgcaccataggcttcctctggaaacacgctgaaacctcgtatgcttccatgtcactcggcaccgcccagaaagtccttttgccgtttgtgacatcttccttccatgcccagtgctctcaccactgtgcatggaccagagctgcttttagggctgtcttttaaggatgccttgtctcactccaaaaaggcacagtctctgctttgggacatctgtcccccccatttttttccaaccccctggggccgaggggtccccacaatgaagcctcctggttctgaggcactgcttccccccaagtgcagtctctgtgtcacaggaataaaactgagtctatggctacacaagaaaagtccagccaaaaggccactccaatcatctctccccactcagttAAACTTCTCCACatccttcaggccaggtccttgtctcatctcatctcttatctcccttcttattcagctccgaggaggatcagcatttttgcaaggtccCAGTCATGTAAGAAAAAGGGTTAaatatttcagtctctgtctgtcccggggCTCCGGCACATCCCACACTTGCTGCGTCTCCGGCCGGGCACCTCCTCGCTGCACTCCCCTCGCTTTTTCttcctgggccagctgctatcaaattcagacgccagctcttctctctctctctctctctcctgggggagGAACGGCTGCCCCATGGCTGTCTCTTGGGgttcctccacccttccatcctcaagggcctcctcaccccccatctctgtccaggcccaggcctaccacatggctgcccctcccccgcccagcagcagcggctgcacacgggagggagatctgacctccttccctcgaagtcccaagagagcctcccagggctgaagctctgcttttaacccctgtgtgttctcggaggcgtgtccaaaccccactggccacatcCAGGGCCAGTATTAAAATccgagcacccattggtttgaccacagcctcccagaattcccacttcttcctggtcaaaccaccacaccactgaagatggaggacaagaagaacaagaagaaggacaggacacgccctaattcctccatcttgtcccttAGAACCCCCCTGTACCGAGATTCTAAAATCTGTGTTTTCACTCTATAATTAATCTATCTCTTCACCATTTATCCCCGTCTGAtcctcccatcctcatacaggtgttgtTTCCCGTGCAGGATCAAAGTCTAACCAccaaacacttctggcaacGTTCCAGGACCTCCGAGtcccccaagggttgtctccGTGACTCTGCACATCAGGATTgctgtgctgagttcccacatgTGCAAGGATAACccctagatgaaaggtgccaggagagacaggtctggctgtCTTGGCCTAAGGGTGGCCACCTCTCATCTTCTTCCAGAAGACTTGCACTTCAcgcttttctttcctgaaggaaaaaaaccatccATCTTGACCAtgtgcccatggccaaaattggtaTTCCACCTCCAAAAGTCCATACATCCAAGAACTGCTCCCAAgtgaaagctgccaggacagccaGGTCTGTCCTCTTGGAGAGGTCTTGGCCTCTTGGGGGCTGCATCTCACCTGCTTTCCAAACACTAGGCTCAGTGCTTTCCTTCCAATGGAAAATACCTGTCCTTCTTCTCAAAGTGTCTATGGTCAAAATTGAGATTTCTCCTCCCAAATTCCATATATCCAAGAATTCCTCGAAGACAAAAGTTGCCAGGACAATCAgatctggctggcttggcctcccaggagCCACCTCTCTCCTCATCTGCCTTTTAAACACTTGGGcttgctgctttccttcctttggAGAAGAACCGTCCTTCTTATCTAcacaaaaatggccaaaattgggGTTCCACCTCCCAAAATACTCTATATCCAAGGCttgctttcagacaaaagctaCCAGGATAGAAAGTCTGGCTAGCCTAGGCCTCTGATGGCTGCCTTTTATCTGCCTTTCAAACACAAGTGTtccgtgctttccttcctatggagaagaactgtccttctcctctGGGTGTCCATGTCTGAAACTGGGATTCCACCTCTAAAGTTCTCTATATCTAAGGagtgctcccagacaaaatctgccagtaccatcaagtctggctggccttggcctctggtggctgCCCCTGCCACACTGAAGCTGtgttctttccttcccatggagatcactgggacactgtggggcctcatggaaccaaggggatcattgtggcaccactggagcccatggaaccatggggccatggtgacacagtggggcttcatggaacccagAGACTATTATGACTCTgtggggcctgatggaaccatggagaccattgtgacccttcAGGGCCTCCTGTCACCAAGGGGGCATTGGGACACCTCAGGGTCTCATGGAAGCAAAGGAAcactgggacactgtgggaccccatggaaccgagggaacatggaacagctctggctggcttggcctcccaggggccacctgacaggtctggctgatgtgGGAATGTCATGGGCGGCCTCTCATCAGCTGGGAgtactggggctctgtgctttccttgctaTGGAAAAGAATCGTCTGACTTTTCAGATACCCATTGCCAAAATAGGTACTTTTGCAAAAAATTTTCCTCTATGCAAGGGTATCTCTCAGTAAAAACTGCTtactctggctggccttggcctctggtggtcaCCTCttatctgcccctgaaacaccgGGGCTCTCTTCTTTCATttgtatggaaaagaactggcaTTCTTGTCCAGGgaccatggccaaaattagaaTTTGGCCTCCCAAGTTCTgtatatccaaggattgctcctaGACAAAAAACCCAGGACAAACAGATCAGGCTGGCTCTGTCCTCTGGTGATTTTCTTAGACTATGAGCTGAATGTTTTTATTTGGAAACACCTTGGAGAGGGCAGAGAGATCATTTAATAAGGGATTTTGAGGTCTTGGGCATATGACCACTACATATGGAcaaaggagctctgtgctctgtgctgttgtGGTGGTTTTGCATCATGGAAGTGATGTCCTAAGAGAAGCTGCAAGCAGCTTCCTCTGTGTCTTGCAAAAAAATCAATCAGTAATTAGCTTTGAGAACTGATCATCTGTTCAACCACTAAGGAAACTTTGCACGCCTCTGTGAAGACACATGTTAAAGATGAGAAAGCCTGGGAGGGTCTCtttcccttctggctggcaaagaGGTTAACAAGGCTAACCCAGCCCCCAtctcagccaggccaggctgggcggCTCCTGCCGTGGAGCCGGGCCCCTTCTCAGGGACCCCGGCAGGCGCTATCggctgccaggcagggcaggggaggctgtggggccgaggccgggccaggccatggctgcagttgtgaccatctgggcactgctgagccctgccccgctgccagcccgaACCCAGCCAGGATCCACCGGGccgcaggagcagccctgggcccggccggCTTGGCCAAGATTGTGCCACTGTTGGGGTTCAGCCGcaagccctgggcagggggaggagaTGCCATCAGCCCCCggccatgctgctgctgtgttctggcctggctgctgagatcctggccctgtcccagcacggcccatcctgacacagccccagtgcagctgctgcagaaacctccatcGTAAAAAAGCTCCGGCCCAAGCACCGAGCCCGGCTGGGGTCACGGAACCATCTGCAGGCCCCGGGTGAGATATGCACTCTTTCAGTGCTTCCATCCTCCCTCgagtgagagaaaaggacaaagttTAGGCTCATAGAGGATCAACATGAacacaccaaggtcagtgaagagGAAGTTGAGTCCCAGATGGGGATGAGGAGATGCCTTGATCTtggggctgaaatcctcttgtaaagcTATGGAGAAGGATGTAATTGATACATCAGACTGCCTTTTTCCCTATAATGCATTGAAAAGTACAGGGAGATGACTTGTTCAGAATTGcctctgtggcagcagctctctggctaCAGAGAGaaacaactttcccaggcatcaTGGTGGGAAAGTCTGTAAGAAGATCAGAGAgaagaatgagaaaaaattcttatcttcactAGCTGAACCTAGTATTGTAAAcgtgtggaatgtgttatggagatttacCAATGGGTGGTTTCTTAAATAGCCAATGGTGATGGTATTTGGATTGGAGGACCAATTAGGACCACCTGTAGCAAACTAGACTATAAAAGTATGGGTTTCTTAATAAAGATTGTTGTCAGCCTTGtgtgaatcatggagtcaaagTCTATTAATACCTGGCTGTGGGTCCTTGATGTGAAAGGCCTCCATGCTAATGTAAGCAAATGCTgaagtagctgtgatcccatgagAAGTTTGAACAAGGAAAGAGAGTAGAGTGATGAGACCCTGTGCCCTCAGGGACAGAGGAAGATCTCTGTTCCCAGAGATGAAGATGATTTCAGAAATAATGAAGAGAACCTTGCTCTTAAACAGTTCATCTTTAAACAAACACCCCATAAGTTGACATGGCCCATAAACACAGCTGGGGGAAAagatgtgaaaaaatgggagggaCTTCACAATTGCAGATTTTCTGGATGGCTGGTATTCATGGAAATTGAGAGCCATGAGAGAACAGTTTTCTTATGGAGAAGTCTCCATAGCATGAAAGAGAGACTCCTCTCCCtaaaggaaatgaagaaaactaTTCTAGATGTGGTAAACTGACTGGAAATTTTAGGTTTTGTCTCCTTATATTGtcaataagaaagaaaaggttgtagggagaggagaagtGTTCTCAAAGTTTTCTGATTCTGATTCCTATTGTTCTTTTAATTGCTGGTATTAACATTGCTTTACCCCCTTTAAATActctttcttttagttactATTATGAATTTTTCTTCATACCCTTTAAAAGATTTGAGCCTACTTTGCTTCCTCCGAATCCTTTCTCACAGCAGATACTGAGTAAGTATATTCTAGTGAATGCACCGGTAATTAGCCTACACTGAACCCACCACACCAATTAAAACATTTGCaaagaaatctcaaaaaaaatacTACAAAAAACTTCCTGATGAACTGCTCCAGACAagagggaaatcaaggcagagccatggtttgtcaggacttACTTGATCCTAATGGGTCCTGtagtgcatttggagctgagccctggaacctcagggcctgagaagagattgcacaaacctttccaggagtcaaagtCAGGAGCAAACTCCAAAGTGTCTCAAGGCatgaatgggtcccactgaggtccatTCCCTACACATGGACTTATAGGAGGAGAGAATTataggccaggatggcacaaaaacctcttggacactcagtgtggaaaggaaaatccaaagtaccttaaaaaccttgagtatctcaaagtattaatgagctccactgagtgtcagtacacagctctcaagggactcgttaaagcagataattggggccatgattgtaCAAAGTTCtgacagagtctgtatcaaaatgGAAataccaagtaccttaaaataactgaagtaccctgaagcaTAAATGGCCCACTAAGTGTCATAACAGATAAAGGCTCTCAAGGGACAATGAAAGAAGATATTGGAGGCTGGAACTGTACCATTTTtttcacagagtctgtatcaaaagggaaacaccaagtagtttaaaaaactgaagtaccctaaagtattaatgagcccgagtgagtgttgttactgacaaagcctctccagggactaattacagcagataattggaggccatgattgcacaaacctctcagagactccaaggcaaaagccaaacccaaagtcctctgaaaaacctgcagtccctgcagggagcattaaggagcccccagggccattcctgagcaaggctccccagggactcctgccggcagatccttgaggccactggaatgtgggctagggggggatgctgagggcaggacaaggggctgacagtgcccagcctggctggggctgtgccaggaggcccccagggcctcaggacaaggtgtctcctcccagcccttggtggcacagaccctgctgctgtgccccagggcaccaagacttggcttctctttgtcccctcctgtcatcactgcctccagttctctgctctgcctggggcctggggacactttctcagttgtgtccctcagtgggacccattaaaagtccaagaaactttggagttggattctgacttggagttctggagaggtttcttcagctccctctcaggaaCTGATGTTCAGgacctgagcacaaagccccagaggctcattaaagtccttgtgctgtgtctgtgctgctgagctgggctgggctcctggcacagaggcagctcctggtaagcaagaagagcttcaaaagcacatttctgttGATGAGCAGCAcatctgccagcccagcagggctggggcactgcctgcagccaccctgggtaCAGCACAGAGGCGCCGAGAGCTTCAATCattcagggctgggaaggtgctgagaagtgcctggggcagaatctctgccagcccttggcacaggaacctctggctgcgggacaatgcagctgcagctcctggagtgatctcctaaagctggaacatcccaatgcctgcagactctgtgagtacattctctgattgtctcttgtgcagagcagccaggggtgcccagggctgtcctgcagagcagggtcctgcagcccagggcgctgtgctggggcagggactctgctgcctgccagagACAGGtgtcagccagccctggcagctgctcccagtgctggggaacaaggtctgggtgggaggagacagctggtaaggcttggaagtgttctccttgtgcGGTGATGATGCTGCGTTTTCCAGGACTGCTCCCATCCcggcatttaactgcagaacatttccaagtagatTATACAGTGAGCATAgcaaggcaggggcagcaggaaaggGGAAGTCCTGCTTTTTTAATCTATTATTTTGGGTTACCTGAATGGGAAATTGACCATAGATATTCATTTTAGTTCATCTtgaggcaaataaaaaaaaaaaaaaaacattatctCTGGTCTAAACAAatcaggcagtgacagaaatcagcacagggccccTCACAGGCAGAATcaatgctgcttttccagccccCTCAGAGTTGCTCTGACGTTGCCATCAGAGcttgcagagccagagctgcccctgggcagtgccagagctggaaggggtctgcagggcagagctgagcccccaggactgggctgggctctggcagcagtggcagggcccagccctgggcacagggaagcagctgctggcagggacagctccaagcagcagagccctgggcaggcaggggagggaaagtgcctccaggctgtgctgggatatttaaagtcctctccaaacccaactattccatgattaGTTTTTTCACACATCCCCATGTCAAGGCAGCGCAAAtatccaacagcagctccatcagccacttcctcctgctggcactggcagacacgcggcagctgcagctcctgcacttctgcctcttgctgggcatctccctggctgccctcctggccaacggcctcatcatcagcaccatagcctgcagccaccatctgcacacgcccatgttcttcttcctgctcaacctggccctcagcgacctgggcttcatctgcaccactgtccccaaagccatgcacaattccctctgggacaccaggaacatctcctacactggatgtgctacCCAAGTATTTCTGCTTATCTTCTTCATGGGAGCAGAACTTtctctcctgaccatcatgtgctatgaccgctacgtgtccatctgcaaacccttgcactatgggaccctcctgggcaggcgagcttgtgcccacatggcagcagctgcctgggccagtggtcTTCTCTATtcagtgctgcacacagccaatacattttccctgcccctgtgccatggcaatgaactgggccagttcttctgtgaaatcccacagatcctcaagctctcctgctccacatCCCACCTCAGGGAACTGGGGCTTCTCGGTGTTAGTGCCTTTTTGGTGTTTGGTTGTTctgtgttcattgttttttcctatgtgcagatcttcagggctgtgctgaggatcccctctgagcagggacagcacaaagccttttccacctgcctccctcacctggctgtcatcTCCCTCTTTGTAAGCACCGCATTGTtcgcctacctgaagcccccctccatctcctccccatccctggatctggccctgtcagttctgtactcggtggtgcctccagccctgaacccacTCATCTACAGcttgaggaaccaggagctcaaggctgcagtgagaaGACTGATGATTGGATGGTATCAGAAAGATTAAACTACTGGCCAGTTAAATTCAATCATTTGTAATAAAAGTAACCTTTGACACATCTCATTGGTTTCATTTTGAAACttcttttaatttcctttaCTTTTTTCATGTTATCCgcaaagaaatgtcattgtttgtgccatttttcattttgtttctctccatctTCTGTTTGGCCACAGATTGTGTCAATGAGTGGCTGCAATcttggtggctttaaaggaactaaaggatgtCTCAGCAAAGTTCTCTGCAGAggtgcccttttgttgccttctctggagctgcagcagcaatgtctgtgtgcagagctagggcagatcagtgctggccctacagctgtgcccagcagcagcagcacttggtgttgccagtgctgctgccgtggccctgacccgctgccctggtggccctggtgttgctgcagggcctgagtgctctcggggccgagcacagccctgggggtggcagtgccggggctgcagcagggacaggccatgggcactgctggggcagcactgacgcctcagcccatggcctggg
This window contains:
- the LOC141726546 gene encoding olfactory receptor 14A16-like, which translates into the protein MISFFTHPHVKAAQISNSSSISHFLLLALADTRQLQLLHFCLLLGISLAALLANGLIISTIACSHHLHTPMFFFLLNLALSDLGFICTTVPKAMHNSLWDTRNISYTGCATQVFLLIFFMGAELSLLTIMCYDRYVSICKPLHYGTLLGRRACAHMAAAAWASGLLYSVLHTANTFSLPLCHGNELGQFFCEIPQILKLSCSTSHLRELGLLGVSAFLVFGCSVFIVFSYVQIFRAVLRIPSEQGQHKAFSTCLPHLAVISLFVSTALFAYLKPPSISSPSLDLALSVLYSVVPPALNPLIYSLRNQELKAAVRRLMIGWYQKD